The segment GGATTGACAGCAACGCCAAGCGGCGTAGAACCGACCGAAATAGTCGCTGTAACCGCGTTCGTACTGGTATTAATCACCGAAACCGTATTAGCAAATCCGTTTGGAACATACGCATAAACTGCGTTCGGATTGGCACTTACCGTAAGGCTATACGATTGCGTACCTGAGCAATTGCCTGCGGTAGCTTTTACAGTAAAATTGTACGTTCCGACTACCGTAGGCGTACCCGAAAGCACACCCGCGCTGCTCAACGTAAGACCCGCAGGCAATGCCCCCGCCGACACACTAAACGTAGGCGCAGTAAGGCCTGTTTGGGTAACGGTTTGGCTGTATGCTACGCCTTCAGTAGCACTGCTAAGGCTGGCAGGCGAAAACGAAACCGTAGGGCAAGCGATTGTATAATACAGCGGCATCATGTTGCCGTTAGAATACGGACTTGTACCAACAGGTACAGTTTTTATAATGGTATTGGTACTGGTGCTAATCACATACACGGCATTATTGGTAGCGTCCGAAGCATACACCAAGCTGCCGTCTGGCGTAACCGAAATACCAAAAGGCGATATGCCCACACCCGTTACTGTGGCCAAAACGGTATTGGTATTAATATCAATCACCGAAACCGAACCGCTACCCGTATTGGAAACATATAATTTATTACCGTCGGGGCTTACAGCCACCGAGTTAGGCGACGAACCTACCGTAATATTGCCTATCACAGTATTAGTGCTGGCATTAATTACAGACACGGTATTTCCGCCATAATTCGCTACGTAAGCTCTCGTACTGCTTGGATTAAAAGCCACGCCGTAAGGTCCTGCTCCTACCGTTAGGCTCGTTACGACGCTTTGAGTAGTGGTATTAATCACCGATACACCCGCAGAAGTAGTAACATACAATTTTGTTCCGTCCGAAGAAACCGCCACGCTAAAAGCATCTGACGTAAGTCCAATGTTGGCAATTACGGTATTGGTGCTTGTGTTAATTACTGATATTCCAGAAAAACCTAAACGGCTCACATACAGGCGGCTACCATCAGGACTTACCACCAACATCGAAGGCGTAGAACTTACAGGAATTGAAGCAATAACCGTACGCGTTGCCGCATCCACCACCGAAATATTGGTAGTAGATTGATTGGCTGTATAAATGCGCGTTCCGTCTGGACTCACGGCCACTGCCCCAGGCGCAGAGCCAACGGGAATAGTAGCCACCACCATATTAGTAGCCGTATTGATTACAGATAATGTACTGCTCCCGATATTGGCCACATACGCATACACCGTAGAACCTACTGGCATTGGAGCAATGTCGCTGTTGCGGCGCGGATAAATCTGATAACCACCCACAAACGGCGCAGCAGTTGTTGGGGCAAATTGATAACCAATACCCATAACACTAAACGCATCTGTTGGGCGAGCCACCGTAATTAAAGCATCAGAATCTATACGAATATAAATAGTATCAGTACCGCCATTGAGGGCTTTGGCCGTATAGCTGCCCGTTCCGCCCCAAGGCGAGTTGCTGGTCAAATATAAATTATCGAGCTTGACCAAACGCCCTTCTGTACTTTCGTTGAGAGCCGTAACCACTTGCGGTGTTTTTAATGGGCGATTGGTTGCCAATATTTTGATAGAATCAGGAGTAATTTGCGCAAGGCCTCTGAACTGAGCCACCGTGCCGCGCACACGCAACGAATCGCCTTCGGTTACTGTATAAATAGGGCTAAGTGCTGTACTTTTAAAAATATTAATACCACCTGTATAATCTGCAATTGCAAATTCCAGACCAGCAGGGCGGAAATTAATGCTATGTACTGTGCCCATCACAATCACGGTTTTGCCTAACGAGTCGGCTACGCCGCTTGCATTTACGCCACGCAACGAACCTATTTCGCGGTACAAATTAGCTGCTCCGCCCGAAATAGCCGTACCTGAAATACTGACCACCGCAGGACTCACACCCGCCGCCGCAGCCGTAAGTGTTCCACTAAAACTGCCTGCTGCCGTGGGCGAAACCCTGACATAAACCCGCGTGCCGCTACTGGAAGGAACAATACTCATCGTGCCTGCTGGCGTAAAATTTGCACTGTCCAAAGACATTTGTACGCCGCTGCCACTGACCGAAACCCCAATACTGCCCGACAGATTTTGGCCAACAATTAGCACGCCTTTGATGGCCGAAGAGCCTACCGCTACGTTATTGAAAGTCAAAGAAGTAGGATTTACGGTAAGGCTTGGTGTGGTGGTTTGGCTGGCATCAGTTACCGAAGCGTACACACGCACGCTGTCCACGCGCCAAGTTCCGCCAGTGGCTTCCGCGCCATAGCCGTAAAGCCTTATGCCTACGCTGTCGGTAATGCCATTGAACAACGACCCCACAAAAACCGTTTTTTGGCTGTTGCGGAACGTAGTTACATCGGGAACAGTAAATTCTTTCACGGCTGTCGTGTAATTATCGCGGCTGGTATAAACCGCCCATTTGGTAATACCCGAAGCCGAACGAGCTTCGTCCAGAATCAAACTATCCAACTGGACTTTTTTGCCGACAATCGGTTTTACCGAAAACTGATAATAGTCACTGTCGTTGCGCGTAGCCGCAAGCGTCCAGCGGCTGGCCGTGAAAGCACCATTAGTACCTGCAGAAGCTGGTTTGAGAATGCCTGGCCCTCTGCTAAATGGACTAAATGTCGCGTTAAGTGGTTGCACGTTCACTGGCCACGTATCGGTAACGTTAGTGTTGCCACCAAAGCCATAAATGCCCAATGGTTGAGCCAAGCTGCTGGTAATCTGCAACAACAACCCCATAAGCGCAAACCAAATCACACGTGTAGTCTGTTTTGTTTGGTTGATGTGTTTCATAATAATCAAGGAGTTACAGTAGTTAGTTTTTAATGTGTAATTAAAGATAATAATGTTTTGTAGAGTATAAATTGGTTTGTTTAATACTGATTATCAATACAATAAACTATTTCTATTTTACAAAGATGTATATTTTATAATAGAAATATACCATGTACAAAAGTAGTTAGCCTAATACAAATGCAAAATTTAATATTTAACAAAATAGTACAGAATCACATATACAAATACATATTTTATTACTAATTAAATAGCTATTCATTTTTGTTGTACAATGCCTTTTATTACTCTAATTTAAAGCCATTCGCAATTTAGAATAACATTTAAATTACACTATTAGGCTAAATATTAGCCTCAAATATTGGGCGAACTTACACGCCTAAGCGGCAACGTTTGTTTTAACAGGCGGAAATAGGGAAATATTCGGTTGGCGGCCAATAATGCGTTTGCATTATTATTTACCCCAAAACCCTGATTTAGCATTGACAAAGCCTTATAAACGCAAAAAGTACAGCCCCTTGTGACGGAAGCTGTACTTTTGATGAATTTTATTTTTTCAGAAAAATTATTCTACTACCAATTTTTGAATGCTAACGCCCTCACGGCTTTGGATTTTGAGGAAATAAACGCCTTGCTTGAGTGCAAATGTTGTATGTTGTTGATTGATAATCATTTGTTTGATGCTTTGGCCTAACTCATTGGTAATGGTTAGTTGGGCATCGTGTAAATTATCAACCTCCACATTTACTTTTCCGTCGGTAGCAGGACTCGGATACACTTTTACCAAATGGCCAATGTCTTTGCCTTTGATGCCGCCCACCATCTCGATGAGTGTGCCTTGTGTAGAAATCATACAACCCAAAGACGTGATTTGTACCGAATAAACGCCCGTCGTGAGAGCCGTATAAGAGGCTTGCGTAGCTCCTTGTATCAGTTCTCCATCTTTGTACCATTGGTAGGTAGTATTGGCGGCGGCAGGTACAGACAACGTAGTGCCCGTAACGGTAAGCGTTGCATTGGGGTTTCCTACTTGCACAGCCAATGGAGCAGAAACTTCCGAAGTACAACCGCTTGTACTAATGTATTGTACCGTATAAGTTCCTGCTTCGGCAGAATCCAACCAGTTAGTATGTACATTAGGTACGATGTTTCCGTTATAATACCACATATAGTCGGCTTGGGTACTGTCTGGAATCACAAATAAACCAACATAGCAAGGAAGTGCATCCTGAGAAATAGCGGGTGCTGGTGGTGTAGATGGAATACCTACTTGTACCGATGCAGGCGGCAAAACAATAGCTGGTATATTGGGACAACGTTGGTAGTTTCTTACTACGCTATATGTTCCTGCACCAGAGACCGTAATACTTGTACCCGTTTGGCCATTGCTCCATACAAAATTAGAATACGCCGTATCAGCAGCAGCCACACTCAATACCGTTTGATTACAATTAATCGTTTGTTTACTAATGGTTGGCATCATAGGCACAATAATATTTCCAAAACTACTCAAACTGCCATTTTCAATAAAAACACCTGAGTCAAAGATACCATCTTGTACATCTGCAATCGCGAAAGTAAGTGTATAAGTTTGGCAAGGAAATACCGCCGCTTTGGCTGTAAGTTTTTTCGTAAGGCCATCATAGCGCAAGTTATTGCTACGCGAATTATCTACAGGCGAAGAAATATAAGTTCCTTCTGTATTATCATTGTTGATGTAATAAGAAGAATTAGACGCTGACGCATTCATTCCATTCCCTGCATTTACGTTATTGATAGAAACTATATTAGAATTAGTGGACGTACTTGGCAGCACTGCAATATTGCGGGTGTTGGCTGGCAAACCTGCTTGTGTTACGATACCAGGCCCTTTGATAAACAATCCAAATACATCATTAAAATCAGTTCCTACAAAGGCATTATATTCCTCTGAAGCAAATACATAATTAAAAGATATGGAGTCTGAAACAGGAATAAAGTCAAACTGCACAACACAAACATCATTTAAGGTGGTGGAGGTAGGTAAAATCCCAGTCAATAATGTATTGCCATTCAAACCATTATTATTGCCATTGCTGCTTAATCCATTGCTGGTGGATGAATTTACGGTTGATGTACCTGAAGCTCCAGATACCAAGCCCGTAGTAAGTAACACGCCATTCTTGATACTTGCTCCAGACTTCCCTACAATGCCATCATTGGCTTTAAAAGAACCTAAAGCATTAGAAGTAACGGAAGTAGAACCACTACCTAAATTGGTTTTTACATTGCTAATCACGACACCCGAACCAGCCAGTTTATTAATAATAGAGTCAATCAGAGGATAAGTTGTGCTGTTCACGGGTTTTACAGAGACACTTTGAGCAGAGACAGATGCCCCACAAAGCAAGATTGTGCCTAAGGCAAATAATGTTTTTTTCATAAAATACAATCAGTTTTAGTTTAAATATTTTTTATCAA is part of the Flexibacter flexilis DSM 6793 genome and harbors:
- a CDS encoding beta-propeller fold lactonase family protein yields the protein MKHINQTKQTTRVIWFALMGLLLQITSSLAQPLGIYGFGGNTNVTDTWPVNVQPLNATFSPFSRGPGILKPASAGTNGAFTASRWTLAATRNDSDYYQFSVKPIVGKKVQLDSLILDEARSASGITKWAVYTSRDNYTTAVKEFTVPDVTTFRNSQKTVFVGSLFNGITDSVGIRLYGYGAEATGGTWRVDSVRVYASVTDASQTTTPSLTVNPTSLTFNNVAVGSSAIKGVLIVGQNLSGSIGVSVSGSGVQMSLDSANFTPAGTMSIVPSSSGTRVYVRVSPTAAGSFSGTLTAAAAGVSPAVVSISGTAISGGAANLYREIGSLRGVNASGVADSLGKTVIVMGTVHSINFRPAGLEFAIADYTGGINIFKSTALSPIYTVTEGDSLRVRGTVAQFRGLAQITPDSIKILATNRPLKTPQVVTALNESTEGRLVKLDNLYLTSNSPWGGTGSYTAKALNGGTDTIYIRIDSDALITVARPTDAFSVMGIGYQFAPTTAAPFVGGYQIYPRRNSDIAPMPVGSTVYAYVANIGSSTLSVINTATNMVVATIPVGSAPGAVAVSPDGTRIYTANQSTTNISVVDAATRTVIASIPVSSTPSMLVVSPDGSRLYVSRLGFSGISVINTSTNTVIANIGLTSDAFSVAVSSDGTKLYVTTSAGVSVINTTTQSVVTSLTVGAGPYGVAFNPSSTRAYVANYGGNTVSVINASTNTVIGNITVGSSPNSVAVSPDGNKLYVSNTGSGSVSVIDINTNTVLATVTGVGISPFGISVTPDGSLVYASDATNNAVYVISTSTNTIIKTVPVGTSPYSNGNMMPLYYTIACPTVSFSPASLSSATEGVAYSQTVTQTGLTAPTFSVSAGALPAGLTLSSAGVLSGTPTVVGTYNFTVKATAGNCSGTQSYSLTVSANPNAVYAYVPNGFANTVSVINTSTNAVTATISVGSTPLGVAVNPAGTRAYISNQNSNSLSVINTSTNTVMATVTVGSTPQNVVVSPDGNKVYVVNYSSGTISVINATTNTVTATISVTANPNGIAVSADGSKVYVSHIFNDIISVINTATNTVAATFASSGTRPYGMAVNPTGTRLYVANVFSNTVSVFNTSNNSLITNISVGVNPQFVAVSRDGNSVYVTNSTDNTLSVINANTNTVVSTVSTGVLPQGVSITPNGAKVLVACADMNTSAVQVLSTATNTTITNVAVGTAPYAFGNMMPLYYNPACALATPTASGNTSFCAGGSTVLSVQNPVANTSYLWSNGTTGNSITVTNAGSYTVQAISGGCTSAVSSAVVVSVTPLPTMPTASGNTSFCAGGSTVLSVQNPVANTSYLWNNGVTGNSVTVTNAGSYTVQAISGGCTSAVSAAVVVSVTPLPTMPTASGNTSFCAGGSTVLSVQNPVANTSYLWNNGVTGNTITVTAAGSYTVQAISNGCTSAVSAAVVVSVTPVPTMPTASGNTSFCAGGSTVLSVQNPVANTSYLWNNGTTSNSITVTNAGSYTVQAISGGCTSAISAAVVVSVTPLPTMPTASGNTSFCAGGSTVLSVQNPVANTSYLWNNGVTGNSITVTAAGSYTVQAISGGCTSAVSVAVVVSVTPMPAKPIFSIEGSPCDPVLFIMPTGYDSFIWWFNGNIVPNENMNYLDSLEDGTYMLQGVAAGCTSVVSDPVQVIAPHPDTTVTVVGTTLSVPAAPNTFYQWYKDGDLIPNATQSSYTATVTGVYSVYVSAAGCTRPSSGVLVEVIGVASRINHLVKVYPNPATQGTFTLDLENLHEVKLTIVDELGRVVSATDINQNHSSHHIAQGVYFLKIQSREGVSVQKLIAD
- a CDS encoding choice-of-anchor L domain-containing protein, whose protein sequence is MKKTLFALGTILLCGASVSAQSVSVKPVNSTTYPLIDSIINKLAGSGVVISNVKTNLGSGSTSVTSNALGSFKANDGIVGKSGASIKNGVLLTTGLVSGASGTSTVNSSTSNGLSSNGNNNGLNGNTLLTGILPTSTTLNDVCVVQFDFIPVSDSISFNYVFASEEYNAFVGTDFNDVFGLFIKGPGIVTQAGLPANTRNIAVLPSTSTNSNIVSINNVNAGNGMNASASNSSYYINNDNTEGTYISSPVDNSRSNNLRYDGLTKKLTAKAAVFPCQTYTLTFAIADVQDGIFDSGVFIENGSLSSFGNIIVPMMPTISKQTINCNQTVLSVAAADTAYSNFVWSNGQTGTSITVSGAGTYSVVRNYQRCPNIPAIVLPPASVQVGIPSTPPAPAISQDALPCYVGLFVIPDSTQADYMWYYNGNIVPNVHTNWLDSAEAGTYTVQYISTSGCTSEVSAPLAVQVGNPNATLTVTGTTLSVPAAANTTYQWYKDGELIQGATQASYTALTTGVYSVQITSLGCMISTQGTLIEMVGGIKGKDIGHLVKVYPSPATDGKVNVEVDNLHDAQLTITNELGQSIKQMIINQQHTTFALKQGVYFLKIQSREGVSIQKLVVE